CTCCCCAACGTTATGGGGCATTACATCACCCTCAGCCAAATTCTCACCAACTTACTGACCAATGCACTGAAATTTACTCACCGCGATCGCCAACCCCAAATTCATCTTTGGGTGGAAGAACGATTCGATGGAACAGCCGAGTGGGTACGGTTATGGGTGGAAGATAATGGTATCGGCATTGAACCTAGATTTCAGGAGCAAATCTTTCAGGTGTTTGAGCGTTTGCATAGTGCCGAGACCTATCCAGGTACAGGCATTGGGCTGGCGATCGTTCGCAAAGGAGTCGAACGGATGGACGGGCGAGTTGGCGTCGAATCACAGCCAGGGCAAGGTAGCCGATTCTGGATCGAGTTACGCAAGCCACCTGCATAATTTGAAAGAAATACGTATTTCATCCCTATGCGAATTCTGGTAGCTGACGACAATCCCAATCAACGACTTCTTATTATTCGAGAACTGAAAAAAGAATTTTCAGGGCTACAGACTCAAGAAATTGTCGATGAAAACACATTTGAGCAAGCGCTAGCGGACAATCGATTTGACGTAGCAATTATCGATTATCAATTGCTGTGGACTACTGGACTAGACTTGCTGCATCGGTTAAAGCGGCGCTCGCCTGATGGTCCAGTCATCATGTTTACCGATACTGCTAATCAAGAAATTGCCGTTGAAGCCATGAAGGCAGGTTTAGATGACTACATTTTGAAGTCATCTAAAAATTATGTGCGTTTGCGGGCATCTGCAAGGGCAGCTGTAGAACGAGCTGGAGCCAGGCAGAGAGCCGCTCTATTAGAGATTCGTTACCAATCATTGCTAGAGCAACTGAGTATTGGAGTGTTTCGGGCAACGAGCGACCGCCGTTTAATTGAAGCGAATCGCGCCTTTCTTCAACTATTTCAAATTAATTCTCTCGCAGACGAATCGACTAGCCAGTTCACCGAACAGTTGTCAGAAGCCACAGACCTTTCACCCGGGCAGAAGCGAGAGCGAGAATTGCAGTTGACCAACAAGGCGGGCGACCCGCTTTGGATTCGTTTGGTTGAAACCCTCAGTTCTATCACTGGAGAAGCAGTCATTAATGGGTTAGTGGAAGACATTACAGAACTCAAACGTTATGCCGATCGACTACAAACTATCCAGGAGGAAGAGCGGCAGCGCTATACTGAGCAGCTTGAGCAGGAGGTGAGCCGTCGTACCCAAGAGCTAGAAGAAGCAAATTGCGACTTGGAAGCGTTTGCATACTCGGTGTCTCACGACCTACGAGAGCCGCTGCGTGCAGTACGCGGGTATGCTCAAATTCTATTGGAGGA
This window of the Cyanobacteria bacterium FACHB-DQ100 genome carries:
- a CDS encoding response regulator, whose amino-acid sequence is MRILVADDNPNQRLLIIRELKKEFSGLQTQEIVDENTFEQALADNRFDVAIIDYQLLWTTGLDLLHRLKRRSPDGPVIMFTDTANQEIAVEAMKAGLDDYILKSSKNYVRLRASARAAVERAGARQRAALLEIRYQSLLEQLSIGVFRATSDRRLIEANRAFLQLFQINSLADESTSQFTEQLSEATDLSPGQKRERELQLTNKAGDPLWIRLVETLSSITGEAVINGLVEDITELKRYADRLQTIQEEERQRYTEQLEQEVSRRTQELEEANCDLEAFAYSVSHDLREPLRAVRGYAQILLEDFSSGLDATGQAYAAQIRDNTDLIDEILQGLLSYNRLSRMTLAPQAIELNTIVRELLSQLEIQLRQAHVIVEEPLPTAIGHYLTVKQAITNLITNALKFVAPGVQPQIRIWSERRDQFVRLWVEDNGIGIAPQYYDQIFRIFERLHGVESYPGTGIGLAIVQRGLERMGGRAGVESQVGQGSRFWIELPAFEEGAIQG